The genomic DNA GACCCCGTGAACAAGCAATTCTCGCCCCCAGGCGTCTGGGATGACAAGCTGAAGGTGTACGTGGTCGATTGTGACGCGAAGGCGCCTGAATTCGGTGTGACGATTGGGGACCAAACCTTCTACCATGCTGCGGAAGATCTCATCTATGAGGTTGGAGAGGGCGTCTGCGTCTCGAGTTTGTTGCCGGCAGAGAAGGTGGGGATGAAATACGTCGTGGTTTACATCTTGGGAGCGCCCTTCTACAAGAATGTTATCGCGGTGCATGACTTTGGAAAGAATGAGTTGAGGTTTGCCCAGAAATGATGCGCGgattcttctgcaggagAGCGATGGAATGCCTTCTCTGTCCGTCACATTATGCGGCATTCTCGACTTTGACGATTATGTACAATTCCCGGGAAGATTGGCCGATGATCCTGATTATAAATATAGTATTAGTTAATGAGTCGGAACGATTTAATTAAATGAAGCCCTCGAGAAGGGGTTTTCTGATCCCCTAGACGCAACGGAGAACGTACTGATGTAAGTATCGGGCCATAGCATCATCTTTGTAGCATGATCATTGGCCAGTTAATAGAGCCACCATGCCTAGATggatgtactccgtagagcGATGTACCGTCTCAGGTCTGATAGTTGAAGGGTCGTTCGTAGCACCCACTCATCCTCCGTTAAATCAGATCAACTCGGAAGCACGTGCGAGCTAACCAAATTCTAACCAAGCCCTATGAAATGATCCATACCCCTCTCGAGTGTCCTTAAATATACACAACCACGTATCTAATCATATCGACGTGATGATTGTGGCCAATCAATCCCCTTGCCAATCTgtaatctcctcccctttttcatattcttcttaCTTTATGAGAACTGGAAGTGCTCTATCAGATATGTTGTACGATGAATACACCTAATCATACAAGACAAACGCAACTCGCGACCAACTGGTAAGTTTGATCGAGTGCGCAGTCGACTGAATATAGAAAGAATCGTCATGCATCTTGTCCGGGCAGCGGAAAAAGGCCGACAGGTCTTCGGTGTTGAGACCGATGGGGGTGCTACGGGAATATGTACATCCTATGCACGGATACAACTTGATGACGGTCATCCGATCCGCATAACTGGTAAGCATACATGTGCTGGATTGAAAGGCATTATGGACAAGCTGTGACGATAGGGTTATCGCGATGGGTCCATCTGCAAGCGGCAATGATTCAGCGCTATACAAAAGTCAACCATGATTGGGCTCTCTTGGCATCCAGTGGAGACACTGAGTCATTGCTTGTCGTCAACAATGGCAAATGAAGCTCCTTTTCCTACTCTTTGCCACGGATTCTGGATGAGTAAACGTGGTTGTGGGCATTTCCACAATGCCTTGTTATGTACACTAGTCACGCATCAATCTCTACCGGTTCAATTGATTATGCACTATATGTAGATCTGAGTTATCCTTGGGAAATCCCTTCGGAAACTCAGCTGGAATGCACCGAATTTGTACATGATTCAACCAAATAAACTACAAGCCCATTGAACTTTCGTAATAGACGGATTATTGTTCAGGGATAGACTCAACAGGTGGCTTAGTGGGTACAAGTATCGGTCAAGACTCGCTGGATCTAGACGACGGTCACGGCTTTGATCCGATATCTCAAGCCTTGGTTGACACGAAGAGTTATGAAGGCTTGGCTGGTATAAGCACAAGTAGAGCTCCACTTGCTGGAAATAAATTTAAGATGTATTCATACATCATGTCGGCTCCTGGGGTTCCGAACTGATGCTTACAGTCCagatattattttttttctttctttcttttcttttctgcctGCTCGAATCCTTTAAAAACCAGTCActcgtttctttccatttcctgtGTATACTATTCTTTCATAGCACGGCCTGTCTAACCATTCATTACCTACTTACACATAATCCCTGGCTACGTGGATGGCTCGATCGAGTTAAGATATCTCACCTCTACCATGGAATCCGCCGACTGTAAGGAATCAAACTCAAGCGCCACAACCATGACGGAGAAGGAGCCCGGACGTGAACAGCCGGACCTGGAGCAGGGCAAGACACAGATGGCAGAAACATCTCACCTCTACCCTGAAACAGACCTCGACCGCGGAGTTGTGGGATGGGAAGGACAAGATGATCCTGCGAATCCGCTCAACTTCGCCCCCGGCAAGAAATGGGCTCTACTGGGGCTCATCAGCGCATTTACCTTCGTTAGTCCGCTTGCGTCGAGCATGTTCTCCCCAGCCGTCAGCTATATGGCTGCCGACTTCAAAGAAACCGATGAAACGATCATTTCATTTACCGTCAGCATCTACCTTCTGGGTTATGTGGTATGGTTCTGTTTGCGTGTCTGATTGCAAAATTAAGGGAGTTCGTAGCTGACTAGATATGATGCCTCACAGTTCGGTCCCCTAGTTCTAGCCCCGCTAAGTGAGATCTACGGACGACGGATCGTCCTCAGCATATCGAACTGGTTCTTTGTCGTCTGGCAAATTGGATGTGCGCTCGCCCCGAATATTGCATCTTTGATCGTGTTTCGGCTCTTCGCAGGGGTCGGAGGATCAGCATGCCTAACGTTAGGTGCGGGGGTCATCGCAGATCTCTTTGAGCCCCAGCAACGAGGAAAGGCAACATCCATTTGGGGGGTGGGACCTCTGATCGGTCCGGTCGCGGGTCCCATAGCCGGAGGCTTTCTCGGTGAAGAAGTCGGCTGGCGGTGGGTGTTTTGGGTGCTGTTGATTGTGGGAGGGGCTACGGCATTGGGAATTGAGATCCTCAACCGGGAGACGTACGCCCCCGTCATCATCCGGCGGAAAACCGCCAAGCTATCCAAGGAGCTGGGGCGAACGGACCTACGCAGCGCATACGAGCTCAATAGAGGGCAAGCCTCCACAGGTCAATTTCTGAAACAAAGTCTGGTGCGGCCTATGTTGCTGTTAGTCAAGTCGCCAATTGTGTTACTGCTGTCGACGTATATGTCTCTCATCTATGGCCTTCTCTATCTGTTCTTCACGACCATTTCGAGCGTCTTCACGGAACAGTATGGGTTCTCAACCGGCCTGTCTGGCTTGGCTTATTTGGGTATCGGTGTCGGCTTTATGCTTGGTCTTGTCTTTGTAGCGGGCACGAACGACCGGATCATGCTGAAGCTCGCAGCTCGAAATGGAGGCAAGACTGAGCCGGAGATGCGACTCCCCTTGatgatcatcttctcctgtATCCTGCCtatcagcttcttctggtaTGGCTGGACGGCCGACAAGCATGTCCACTGGATTGTACCCATTATTGGAATGGCACCGTTTGGCATCGGAATGATGGGTGTTTATCTTCCTATCCAGACATACATCATCGATTCCTATCCCGCCTACGCCGCATCAGCGAACGCAACCTTGACGGCGACACGATCTCTCGTGGGTGCATTGCTTCCCTTGGCCGGACCGTCGATGTTCGAAGCGCTTGGCCTTGGCTGGGGGAATTCCCTCCTCGGATTTCTGGCACTGGCTTTCGTTCCGATCCCTATCGTGTTTACCAAGTGGGGCAAGCTCATCAGAGAGAAATACCCCGTAAATTTCGACAAGGCCAACGCTTGATGTTGGCCTGTTGGTCATGAGCATCACACAGCTGCCATCGCACACATACATATAGAGTCCCCAAAGTCGGTGGATACATAATAAGCATAGACCTGTACATACTTGCAACGAGCTTTctaaaaagaataattatAGACCAAGGTCACTTTTCACCCTGCTAGAATTCTTTGTCCACGAGTTCACAAGTGATAGCCCCGAGATCAACTCCCGCAAAAAGTTGAGGATATCTTTGCATAAACTCGGGTGTAATACCCCATCCCGTTTCACTCATGAATGTTTCAAAAAACCTTTCTTTTATACACAGCTCGTTGTGCGAGTTCCGCTCAAGGATGCTCTCACCCCAGGGCCACCGAACCTTGACACAGCACGAGAACAACCCAAAAAGGTCGTCGCGCATATCGCGGAACATATCCCAGTGTCGAATCAGATTCACTCGGACTTGCGGCCAGGGTATATTATCAAGCACCATGGGATGTGGAATCTGGAGCTGGTCGGGGACCGGGCGCAGAAAGGGTGGGACGTTTGCGTAGGTGGCAGGACTGGGCGATACGATCCATCGTGCTAGATGATAGCATAGCCACCCGACGGCTAGACGTTCGGGGTCACGGATCGGGCGTCTCTGTG from Aspergillus oryzae RIB40 DNA, chromosome 7 includes the following:
- a CDS encoding MFS transporter (synaptic vesicle transporter SVOP and related transporters (major facilitator superfamily)), with amino-acid sequence MESADCKESNSSATTMTEKEPGREQPDLEQGKTQMAETSHLYPETDLDRGVVGWEGQDDPANPLNFAPGKKWALLGLISAFTFVSPLASSMFSPAVSYMAADFKETDETIISFTVSIYLLGYVFGPLVLAPLSEIYGRRIVLSISNWFFVVWQIGCALAPNIASLIVFRLFAGVGGSACLTLGAGVIADLFEPQQRGKATSIWGVGPLIGPVAGPIAGGFLGEEVGWRWVFWVLLIVGGATALGIEILNRETYAPVIIRRKTAKLSKELGRTDLRSAYELNRGQASTGQFLKQSLVRPMLLLVKSPIVLLLSTYMSLIYGLLYLFFTTISSVFTEQYGFSTGLSGLAYLGIGVGFMLGLVFVAGTNDRIMLKLAARNGGKTEPEMRLPLMIIFSCILPISFFWYGWTADKHVHWIVPIIGMAPFGIGMMGVYLPIQTYIIDSYPAYAASANATLTATRSLVGALLPLAGPSMFEALGLGWGNSLLGFLALAFVPIPIVFTKWGKLIREKYPVNFDKANA